From a single Lolium rigidum isolate FL_2022 chromosome 7, APGP_CSIRO_Lrig_0.1, whole genome shotgun sequence genomic region:
- the LOC124671516 gene encoding cysteine-rich repeat secretory protein 55-like, whose translation MALTRCLPILLLVAMTASAGASEDRANSFVAKCYPPPTPMSDGGSAFRENLLDLLKALPSAAAPTGFASLQTGGVAVADRALVRGLCFGDSVPKRCRRCLSNASKKITRKCSDASRHAGFWDRRCFLGYADGANSSAGLDDDFGTVLFSGDAIPSPDIVSVQRLVALAQSLALAAKGSVATTDATTPSSKGDATAENRTVHVMGQCARDRSAADCVGCLREASLLMAKTWEADGGAHGRVAAVVGSNCYLRFQISTPRPPLGERIRRILKDNLVLTVCVAVTIV comes from the exons ATGGCGCTCACCCGCTGCCTCCCCATCCTCCTCCTAGTCGCCATGACGGCGTCCGCCGGTGCCTCTGAGGACCGAGCCAACTCCTTCGTGGCCAAGTGCTACCCGCCGCCGACGCCCATGTCGGACGGCGGCAGCGCGTTCCGCGAGAACCTCCTCGACCTCCTGAAAGCCCTCCCCTCCGCTGCAGCGCCGACGGGCTTCGCCTCCCTGCAGACCGGGGGCGTGGCCGTCGCCGACCGCGCGTTGGTTCGCGgcctctgcttcggcgactccgtgcCTAAGCGGTGCCGCCGCTGCCTGTCCAACGCCAGCAAGAAGATCACCAGGAAATGCAGCGACGCGAGCCGGCACGCAGGCTTCTGGGACCGGCGCTGCTTCCTGGGCTATGCAGACGGCGCCAACTCCTCTGCCGGCTTGGACGACGACTTTGGCACGGTGCTCTTCTCCGGCGACGCTATCCCAAGCCCCGACATCGTCAGCGTGCAGAGGCTCGTGGCTCTGGCGCAgtccctggccctggccgcgaaGGGATCGGTGGCCACCACCGACGCGACCACTCCGTCGAGCAAAGGCGACGCTACAGCTGAAAACCGCACGGTGCATGTGATGGGGCAGTGCGCGAGGGACCGCAGCGCGGCTGACTGCGTGGGTTGCCTGCGGGAGGCGTCGCTACTGATGGCAAAGACCTGGGAGGCTGACGGCGGCGCGCATGGACGTGTGGCCGCGGTCGTGGGCTCGAACTGCTACCTGCGATTCCAGATATCGACTCCACGGCCGCCCCTGGGAGAGAGGATCA ggAGGATCCTGAAGGATAATCTCGTGCTTACCGTGTGCGTTGCCGTGACGATCGTC
- the LOC124671517 gene encoding uncharacterized protein LOC124671517, whose amino-acid sequence MALTRCLPILLLVAMTATAGASEDRADFYVSKCYPPPTPTADNGGAFRGNLLYLLDALPTVAGPTGFASLSLQTAGSAVTDRALVRGLCFGGSAPKPCRRCLSNAGKKITEQCGDASRRAGFWDERCFLGYAEGANYSSAGADDDFGAVVFSGDTVPSPDIVSVRRLEALAQSLAPRAAKGSVATADATTPASKGVITAGNRTVRVLALCARDRAAADCASCLRDASLVVAKSWEVDGGAHGRVAAVLGSNCYLRFEISTPLLLIIRRMINDNPVLSASVAFLIVLVIGAVIIDGFARRTIKARNNNRNAAAATPALGMSGIKTMK is encoded by the exons ATGGCGCTCACCCGCTGCCTCCCCATCCTCCTCCTAGTCGCCATGACGGCGACCGCCGGTGCCTCTGAGGACCGAGCCGACTTCTACGTGAGCAAGTGCTACCCGCCACCGACGCCCACCGCGGACAACGGCGGCGCGTTCCGCGGGAACCTCCTCTACCTCCTCGACGCCCTCCCTACAGTCGCCGGGCCGACGGGCTTCGCCTCCCTCTCCCTGCAGACCGCCGGCAGTGCCGTCACCGACCGCGCGTTGGTTCGCGGCCTCTGCTTCGGCGGCTCCGCGCCCAAGCCGTGCCGCCGCTGCCTGTCCAACGCCGGCAAGAAGATCACCGAGCAATGCGGCGACGCCAGCCGGCGCGCCGGCTTCTGGGACGAGCGTTGCTTCTTGGGCTACGCCGAAGGCGCCAACTACTCCTCTGCCGGTGCGGACGACGACTTCGGCGCCGTGGTCTTCTCCGGCGACACTGTCCCGAGCCCCGATATCGTCAGCGTGCGGAGGCTCGAGGCGCTGGCGCAGTCCCTGGCCCCGCGGGCCGCGAAGGGTTCGGTGGCCACCGCCGACGCGACCACTCCGGCGAGCAAAGGCGTCATTACAGCTGGAAACCGCACGGTGCGTGTGCTGGCGCTGTGCGCGAGGGACCGCGCCGCGGCGGACTGCGCCAGTTGCCTGCGGGATGCATCGCTAGTGGTGGCAAAGAGCTGGGAGGTGGACGGCGGCGCTCATGGACGTGTGGCCGCGGTCCTCGGCTCGAACTGCTACTTGCGGTTCGAGATATCGACTCCATTGCTGCTCATCATCA GAAGGATGATAAACGATAACCCGGTTCTTTCCGCGTCCGTTGCCTTTCTGATCGTCTTGGTCATCGGCGCGGTGATCATTGATGGCTTCGCTCGGAGGACGATAAAGGCCAGGAACAACAATAGGAATGCTGCAGCAGCAACGCCAG CTCTGGGCATGTCTGGCATAAAGACGATGAAATAA